The following proteins come from a genomic window of Plutella xylostella chromosome 22, ilPluXylo3.1, whole genome shotgun sequence:
- the LOC125490311 gene encoding ras-related protein Rab-3 isoform X1 translates to MISESDSCTSSEIDYIPDQMAGGGDPKWQKDASDQNFDYMFKLLIIGNSSVGKTSFLFRYADDSFTSAFVSTVGIDFKVKTVFRHDKRVKLQIWDTAGQERYRTITTAYYRGAMGFILMYDITNEESFNSVQDWVTQIKTYSWDNAQVILVGNKCDMEEERVVSSERGRQLAEQLGVEFYETSAKENINVKNVFERLVDIICDKMSESLDSEPAIMAGGNRGQRLTEQPQGSSTPNCNC, encoded by the exons ATGATAAGTGAATCCGATAGTTGTACCAGTAGTGAAATAGATTATATTCCGGATCAG ATGGCCGGTGGAGGAGACCCAAAATGGCAGAAGGATGCGTCGGATCAAAACTTCGATTACATGTTCAAGCTACTCATTATAGGCAACAGCTCCGTGGGTAAAACTAG TTTCCTATTCCGCTACGCGGACGACTCGTTCACATCGGCATTTGTTTCTACCGTCGGCATCGACTTCAAGGTGAAGACGGTGTTCCGCCACGACAAGCGCGTCAAACTGCAGATATGG GACACGGCCGGGCAAGAGCGCTACCGCACCATCACCACGGCGTACTACCGCGGCGCCATGGGGTTCATACTCATGTATGACATCACCAACGAAGAGAGCTTCAATAGTGTTCAGGATTg GGTGACGCAAATAAAGACGTACTCGTGGGACAACGCGCAAGTGATCCTGGTGGGCAACAAGTGCGACATGGAGGAGGAGCGCGTGGTGAGCTCGGAGCGCGGCCGCCAGCTCGCCGAGCAGTTGGGCGTCGAGTTCTACGAGACCAGCGCCAAGGAGAACATCAACGTCAAG AACGTATTCGAGCGGCTGGTGGACATAATCTGTGACAAGATGTCGGAGAGCCTGGACTCCGAGCCGGCCATCATGGCCGGAGGGAACCGCGGCCAGCGACTCACTGAGCAGCCGCAAGGCAGCAGCACCCCTAACTGCAACTGCTAA
- the LOC125490311 gene encoding ras-related protein Rab-3 isoform X3 — translation MAGGGDPKWQKDASDQNFDYMFKLLIIGNSSVGKTSFLFRYADDSFTSAFVSTVGIDFKVKTVFRHDKRVKLQIWDTAGQERYRTITTAYYRGAMGFILMYDITNEESFNSVQDWVTQIKTYSWDNAQVILVGNKCDMEEERVVSSERGRQLAEQLGVEFYETSAKENINVKNVFERLVDIICDKMSESLDSEPAIMAGGNRGQRLTEQPQGSSTPNCNC, via the exons ATGGCCGGTGGAGGAGACCCAAAATGGCAGAAGGATGCGTCGGATCAAAACTTCGATTACATGTTCAAGCTACTCATTATAGGCAACAGCTCCGTGGGTAAAACTAG TTTCCTATTCCGCTACGCGGACGACTCGTTCACATCGGCATTTGTTTCTACCGTCGGCATCGACTTCAAGGTGAAGACGGTGTTCCGCCACGACAAGCGCGTCAAACTGCAGATATGG GACACGGCCGGGCAAGAGCGCTACCGCACCATCACCACGGCGTACTACCGCGGCGCCATGGGGTTCATACTCATGTATGACATCACCAACGAAGAGAGCTTCAATAGTGTTCAGGATTg GGTGACGCAAATAAAGACGTACTCGTGGGACAACGCGCAAGTGATCCTGGTGGGCAACAAGTGCGACATGGAGGAGGAGCGCGTGGTGAGCTCGGAGCGCGGCCGCCAGCTCGCCGAGCAGTTGGGCGTCGAGTTCTACGAGACCAGCGCCAAGGAGAACATCAACGTCAAG AACGTATTCGAGCGGCTGGTGGACATAATCTGTGACAAGATGTCGGAGAGCCTGGACTCCGAGCCGGCCATCATGGCCGGAGGGAACCGCGGCCAGCGACTCACTGAGCAGCCGCAAGGCAGCAGCACCCCTAACTGCAACTGCTAA
- the LOC125490310 gene encoding multiple inositol polyphosphate phosphatase 1-like: MNMQCLLVFTILCVYLTNATLKQCYWNDGCTYKYFSSKTSYDAVRGDIRDAKLGDCEPVSIWHIMRHGPRNPGPDFARKIKTALSYKDDIIKSYEKGNSSLCAQDVDNLKAYEVPEDMFIYVSKLTEEGYNDMFQIGKRIAQTFPKLVESLDDGSYEFRAVYGHWIEKSLKAYVEGLAGDKTVNISEVNLSFDNIAPYAACGIYQKEVKANPALYAEVDYYEKTDDYLAAKHRIERRNGLNYDLSGENITSLHDLCRYTWSSKEKSSPWCAVFNKEDLEVLEYVGDLRHYYRNSYGHPVNKFYGGPPLWDLLTTFQLAKDGKGKKVTSYLSHATMMDMIYTALGLYKDEYPLNGTARVRNRKWRSSFRSGYCANMLVVLNRCSERNSTEFKVAFYLNENPMTELCEDGICTWEEFEKLLQPFIGSKIDLKFCKFMNTRFR; encoded by the exons ATGAATATGCAGTGTTTATTAGTGTTCACCAttttgtgtgtttatttaacgAATGCAACATTGAAACAGTGCTATTGGAATGATGGTTGcacatataaatatttttcgaGTAAAACGTCTTACGATGCAGTTCGTGGGGATATCAGAGATGCAAAATTAGGAG ATTGTGAACCGGTAAGCATTTGGCATATAATGCGGCATGGCCCTCGGAATCCTGGGCCAGATTTTGCAAGAAAAATTAAGACCGCTTTATCGTACAAAGATGACATCATAAAGAGTTACGAAAAAGGAAATAGTTCCCTTTGTGCCCAAGATGTTGACAATTTAAAAGCTTATGAAGTACCGGAAGATATGTTTATATACGTGAGCAAGCTAACAGAAGAAGGATATAACGATATGTTTCAAATTGGGAAAAGGATAGCTCAAACTTTTCCAAAATTGGTCGAGTCGCTTGATGATGGCAGCTATGAGTTCCGAGCGGTCTATGGACATTGGattgaaaaaagtttaaaagcTTATGTTGAAGGATTGGCTGGTGATAAAACTGTTAACATTTCGGAAGTAAACCTTTCCTTCGATAATATAGCA CCCTACGCAGCTTGTGGAATATACCAAAAAGAAGTTAAGGCAAATCCGGCATTGTACGCGGAAGTTGATTATTACGAAAAAACTGATGACTATTTAGCG gcCAAACACCGGATAGAGAGGCGAAATGGTCTAAATTACGATTTGTCTGGTGAAAATATCACATCCCTTCACGACTTGTGTCGCTACACTTGGTCCTCTAAAGAAAAGTCCAGTCCATGGTGTGCAGTCTTCAATAAAGAAGATTTGGAAGTACTGGAATACGTCGGCGATTTGAGACATTATTACCGAAACAGTTACGGACACCCTGTGAATAAATTTTACGGTGGACCACCGCTATGGGATTTACTGACAACTTTCCAGTTGGCAAAAGATGGAAAAGGGAAGAAAGTAACAAGTTACCTTTCACATGCAACCATGATGGATATGATATACACTGCTCTGGGTTTATACAAAGACGAATATCCTTTAAACGGAACTGCGAGAGTTCGGAACCGGAAGTGGCGGAGTAGTTTCCGGTCAGGATATTGTGCGAACATGTTGGTTGTTTTGAACAG atgCAGTGAAAGAAACTCGACAGAATTTAAAGtggcattttatttaaatgaaaatccAATGACCGAACTATGTGAAGATGGAATATGCACGTGGGAAGAGTTTGAGAAATTATTACAACCTTTTATCGGTTCAAAAATTGATTTGAAATTCTGTAAATTTATGAATACACGTTTTCGttaa
- the LOC125490319 gene encoding multiple inositol polyphosphate phosphatase 1-like, which yields MNLRLFLFFLCLTGVVCSQCYWNTECSYKYFSSKTLYNSVRGDIRDSIIKIKQCEPISMWSIIRHGQRNPGIDFARQMKKALSLKKLIVKSFDRKNSSVCAQDIENLRNWNVPMDMLTNVRYLTKQGYQESLGIGQRIRAVFPDLVNNLDEGTYQFQSAYGHWLVNSMKAFVEGITAGNNDKIIEEINDDGDIIAPYSICGKYQEEVKKNPQTYAEAEKYKGHPDFIKTKDSIQKRTGINYKLFNDNITTLYDLCRYTWSGTEKYSPWCSIFSQEDLEVLEYIGDLRHYYRSSYGIPMNIKFAGPILWDLLKKFEEAKQGNGKKIVSYSAHETMTDMVLTALGLFKDDLPLTGKEKKPDRKLRTSIISCFSTNIMAVLNRCTQDKLSNYNVIFYLNEEPLTALCEGGICSWDQFEDLLKPFINATVDPEFCQFKTNRY from the exons atgaatttaagattatttttattctttctTTGTTTAACTGGTGTTGTGTGTTCACAATGTTACTGGAATACAGAATGTTCCTATAAGTATTTCTCAAGTAAAACACTGTATAATTCCGTGAGAGGTGATATAAGAGatagtattattaaaataaagc AATGTGAACCGATTAGTATGTGGAGTATCATACGTCATGGACAAAGAAATCCAGGAATTGATTTCGCCAGACAAATGAAGAAGGCACTTAGCCTCAAAAAACTTATAGTTAAAAGTTTTGATAGAAAAAATAGCTCAGTCTGTGCCCAAGACATAGAAAATTTGCGCAATTGGAATGTCCCTATGGACATGCTAACCAACGTTCGATATCTTACAAAGCAGGGTTACCAAGAAAGTCTAGGAATTGGTCAAAGAATAAGAGCAGTCTTCCCAGATTTAGTAAATAACTTAGACGAGGGAACATACCAATTTCAGTCAGCATATGGGCATTGGCTAGTCAATAGCATGAAAGCATTTGTAGAAGGAATAACAGCGGgcaataatgataaaattatcgaagaaataaatgatgatggTGATATTATAGCA CCATATTCAATCTGTGGAAAATATCAAGaagaagttaaaaaaaatccaCAAACTTACGCAGAGGCGGAAAAATATAAAGGACATCCAGACTTTATAAAA aCCAAGGATAGTATTCAAAAGCGCACTGGTATTAACTACAAGTTATTCAACGATAATATAACCACACTATATGATTTATGCCGGTATACTTGGTCTGGCACAGAAAAATACAGTCCCTGGTGTTCCATATTCAGTCAGGAAGACCTTGAAGTTCTAGAATACATCGGAGATTTGAGACACTACTACAGAAGCAGCTATGGAATTCCTATGAATATAAAATTTGCAGGACCAATACTGTGGGATCTTCTTAAAAAATTTGAGGAAGCAAAACAAGGAAACGGAAAGAAAATTGTAAGCTACTCAGCTCATGAAACCATGACAGATATGGTCCTTACAGCATTAGGACTGTTTAAAGATGATTTGCCGCTGACTGGTAAGGAAAAAAAACCTGATAGAAAACTGAGAACTAGTATTATTTCCTGTTTCTCTACTAATATTATGGCTGTATTGAACAG GTGCACGCAGGATAAACTTTCGAATTACAATGTAATTTTCTATCTAAATGAAGAACCATTGACCGCTCTTTGTGAAGGTGGTATTTGTTCATGGGACCAATTTGAAGACCTTCTAAAACCTTTTATAAATGCAACTGTAGATCCAGAATTTTGTCAATTTAAAACGAATAGGTATTAA
- the LOC125490311 gene encoding ras-related protein Rab-3 isoform X2, with the protein MISESDSCTSSEIDYIPDQMAGGGDPKWQKDASDQNFDYMFKLLIIGNSSVGKTSFLFRYADDSFTSAFVSTVGIDFKVKTVFRHDKRVKLQIWDTAGQERYRTITTAYYRGAMGFILMYDITNEESFNSVQDWVTQIKTYSWDNAQVILVGNKCDMEEERVVSSERGRQLAEQLGVEFYETSAKENINVKNVFERLVDIICDKMSESLDSEPAIMAGGNRGQRLTEQPQGSSTPNCNC; encoded by the exons ATGATAAGTGAATCCGATAGTTGTACCAGTAGTGAAATAGATTATATTCCGGATCAG ATGGCCGGTGGAGGAGACCCAAAATGGCAGAAGGATGCGTCGGATCAAAACTTCGATTACATGTTCAAGCTACTCATTATAGGCAACAGCTCCGTGGGTAAAACTAG TTTCCTATTCCGCTACGCGGACGACTCGTTCACATCGGCATTTGTTTCTACCGTCGGCATCGACTTCAAGGTGAAGACGGTGTTCCGCCACGACAAGCGCGTCAAACTGCAGATATGG GACACGGCCGGGCAAGAGCGCTACCGCACCATCACCACGGCGTACTACCGCGGCGCCATGGGGTTCATACTCATGTATGACATCACCAACGAAGAGAGCTTCAATAGTGTTCAGGATTg GGTGACGCAAATAAAGACGTACTCGTGGGACAACGCGCAAGTGATCCTG GTGGGCAACAAGTGCGACATGGAGGAGGAGCGCGTGGTGAGCTCGGAGCGCGGCCGCCAGCTCGCCGAGCAGCTGGGCGTCGAGTTCTACGAAACCAGCGCCAAGGAGAACATCAACGTCAAg AACGTATTCGAGCGGCTGGTGGACATAATCTGTGACAAGATGTCGGAGAGCCTGGACTCCGAGCCGGCCATCATGGCCGGAGGGAACCGCGGCCAGCGACTCACTGAGCAGCCGCAAGGCAGCAGCACCCCTAACTGCAACTGCTAA